In Candidatus Eisenbacteria bacterium, a genomic segment contains:
- the rpiA gene encoding ribose-5-phosphate isomerase RpiA encodes MTGPDPAAEGKKRAALEAAAMVRSGQVVGLGTGSTAAHAIRELGRRIREEALSIVGIPTSNMAAGLARAEGIPIRTLDDIERIDIAIDGADEVDPLCDLIKGGGAAHTREKVIASAAERFVVVVDESKLVRRLGEKSDVPVEVIPMAVSIVMRRLRELGGEPALRMGIRKDGPVITDEGNMVLDVRFQRIEDPASIERRINSIPGVLENGLFIGMADLVLVGGATGASVRRMEPPARDG; translated from the coding sequence ATGACCGGACCCGATCCTGCCGCGGAGGGGAAGAAGAGGGCCGCCTTGGAGGCGGCCGCGATGGTGCGAAGCGGACAGGTGGTCGGGCTCGGAACCGGCTCCACGGCGGCCCATGCGATTCGCGAGCTCGGCCGCCGCATCCGGGAGGAAGCGCTCTCGATCGTCGGGATCCCGACCTCCAACATGGCCGCCGGGCTCGCGCGCGCGGAGGGGATCCCCATCAGGACGCTGGACGACATCGAGAGGATCGACATCGCCATCGACGGCGCCGACGAGGTTGATCCCCTCTGCGACCTGATCAAAGGGGGAGGCGCCGCCCACACGCGCGAGAAAGTGATCGCGTCAGCCGCGGAGCGTTTCGTGGTCGTCGTCGATGAATCGAAGCTCGTCCGGCGGCTGGGGGAGAAGTCGGACGTCCCGGTCGAGGTGATCCCGATGGCCGTCTCGATCGTGATGCGCCGCCTGCGCGAACTGGGCGGGGAGCCGGCGCTCCGGATGGGGATTCGCAAGGACGGTCCCGTGATCACGGACGAGGGGAACATGGTTCTCGATGTGCGGTTTCAGCGGATCGAGGATCCCGCGTCGATCGAGAGGCGGATCAACTCGATCCCCGGCGTTCTCGAGAATGGGCTCTTCATCGGCATGGCGGATCTGGTCCTCGTGGGCGGGGCGACCGGGGCCTCCGTCCGGAGGATGGA